Proteins from a genomic interval of Methanofollis formosanus:
- the mtrB gene encoding tetrahydromethanopterin S-methyltransferase subunit MtrB, producing MGYVQVLPEFGLVVDPMVGVVTTAGVSYQPVIDKVEALEKYTDDLVGMLSGEGSFVASFPGREKSLAIAGSVTALWYGIAVGLLIAGIIALALM from the coding sequence ATGGGATACGTGCAGGTACTGCCCGAATTCGGGCTGGTCGTCGACCCGATGGTCGGCGTTGTCACCACAGCAGGCGTCTCCTACCAGCCGGTGATCGATAAGGTCGAGGCACTCGAGAAGTACACCGACGACCTCGTCGGGATGCTCTCTGGCGAAGGTTCCTTCGTTGCGTCCTTCCCCGGCAGGGAGAAGTCACTGGCTATCGCCGGCAGTGTCACCGCCCTGTGGTATGGTATCGCAGTCGGACTGCTCATCGCAGGGATCATCGCCCTTGCGCTGATGTGA
- the mtrA gene encoding tetrahydromethanopterin S-methyltransferase subunit A, which yields MADKTSPASGWPLIKGDFHSGDANSCVAVVTMGSHLDEQGICDAGAALCGSCKTENLGLEKVIANVIANPNIRFVLLCGTEVKGHLSGQTLRALHEGGLEGGKVVGSKGAIPFIENLDDAAVKRFQEQTEIVDIMESEDLGEIKAKISELAGKDPGAFGAAPIVVEVKEEEGGAGEEVGEAVELNGDLALIHARFKTIEKMVTDIGYRDRFAAGVYSGKIEGLMIGLIVSFSILGLLLLG from the coding sequence ATGGCAGACAAGACATCACCGGCGAGTGGCTGGCCCCTGATCAAGGGCGACTTCCACTCTGGCGACGCAAATTCGTGTGTCGCCGTCGTCACCATGGGCTCTCACCTCGACGAGCAGGGCATCTGTGATGCAGGCGCCGCACTCTGCGGGTCGTGCAAGACAGAGAACCTCGGCCTGGAGAAGGTTATTGCAAACGTCATTGCAAACCCGAACATCAGGTTTGTCCTCCTCTGTGGTACTGAAGTCAAGGGCCACCTCTCGGGCCAGACACTCAGGGCGCTCCACGAGGGCGGTCTTGAGGGCGGCAAGGTCGTAGGCTCAAAGGGCGCTATCCCGTTCATCGAGAATCTCGATGACGCAGCGGTCAAGCGTTTCCAGGAGCAGACCGAGATCGTCGACATCATGGAGTCCGAAGACCTCGGCGAGATCAAGGCAAAGATCTCAGAACTCGCCGGAAAGGACCCAGGTGCGTTCGGCGCGGCCCCGATCGTTGTCGAGGTCAAGGAGGAAGAAGGTGGAGCAGGAGAGGAAGTCGGCGAAGCGGTAGAGCTCAACGGCGACCTCGCACTCATCCACGCCAGGTTCAAGACCATCGAGAAGATGGTGACCGACATCGGATACCGGGACAGGTTTGCCGCCGGTGTCTACTCAGGTAAGATCGAAGGACTGATGATCGGCCTGATTGTGTCGTTCTCTATCCTCGGGCTTCTCCTGCTGGGGTGA
- a CDS encoding tetrahydromethanopterin S-methyltransferase subunit F, translated as MAEEDKKTGGAIRMNAIDSIVADIQYKSQILARTNKIDSGIMDSGIPGFAAGLIISLLLIVVPVLVLM; from the coding sequence ATGGCGGAAGAAGACAAGAAAACTGGTGGCGCGATCAGGATGAACGCCATCGACAGCATCGTGGCAGACATCCAGTACAAGTCGCAGATTCTCGCCAGAACAAACAAAATCGACTCAGGCATCATGGACTCCGGGATCCCCGGCTTTGCAGCAGGGCTGATCATCTCGCTGCTCCTCATCGTGGTGCCGGTACTGGTGCTGATGTGA
- the mtrA gene encoding tetrahydromethanopterin S-methyltransferase subunit A, whose amino-acid sequence MADKTSPASGWPLIKGDFHSGDANSCVAVVTMGSHLDEQGICDAGAALCGSCKTENLGLEKVIANVIANPNIRFVLLCGTEVKGHLSGQTLRALHEGGLEGGKVVGSKGAIPFIENLDDAAVKRFQEQTEIVDIMESEDLGEIKAKISELAGKDPGAFGAAPLIVEVKEAEGGAEGGAVAGASPQFLEIEQRLDEIETKIEFVNAEVAQRVGRKVGRDIGILYGLVAGLIVFMMLIFLLPKLM is encoded by the coding sequence ATGGCAGACAAGACATCACCGGCGAGTGGCTGGCCCCTGATCAAGGGTGACTTCCACTCTGGCGACGCAAATTCGTGTGTCGCCGTCGTCACCATGGGCTCTCACCTCGACGAGCAGGGTATCTGTGATGCAGGCGCCGCACTCTGCGGGTCGTGCAAGACAGAGAACCTCGGCCTGGAGAAGGTTATTGCAAACGTCATTGCAAACCCGAACATCAGGTTTGTCCTCCTCTGTGGTACCGAAGTCAAGGGCCACCTCTCGGGCCAGACGCTCAGGGCGCTCCACGAGGGCGGTCTTGAGGGCGGCAAGGTCGTAGGCTCAAAGGGCGCTATCCCGTTCATCGAGAACCTCGATGACGCAGCGGTCAAGCGTTTCCAGGAGCAGACCGAGATCGTCGACATCATGGAGTCCGAAGACCTCGGCGAGATCAAGGCAAAGATCTCAGAACTCGCCGGAAAGGACCCAGGTGCGTTCGGCGCGGCCCCCCTGATCGTCGAGGTCAAGGAAGCCGAAGGCGGCGCAGAAGGCGGAGCAGTCGCCGGCGCAAGCCCACAGTTCCTTGAGATCGAGCAGAGACTCGACGAGATCGAAACAAAGATTGAGTTCGTAAACGCCGAGGTCGCCCAGCGTGTCGGTCGCAAGGTCGGCAGGGACATCGGCATTCTCTACGGATTAGTGGCAGGACTGATCGTCTTCATGATGCTGATTTTCCTGCTCCCCAAGTTGATGTAA
- the mtrH gene encoding tetrahydromethanopterin S-methyltransferase subunit H: protein MFKFEKEQAVFDFNGIKIGGQPGEYPRVLGASIFYNKHETVLDDHTGKIDKAKAEALWNRCQELYDQTGNPYFIQIIAEYGEAFESYFDWFCSIDDKTPFLMDSSAPEALIHACEYVTEVGIADRAIYNSINGSILPESIEALKKSDVNSAIVLAFNPGDPSVAGREKVLAEGGVAGQAQSMLSIAEECGITRPILDTAATPLGMGSGGSFREILACKAIHGLPTGGAYHNMTVSWTWLKRWRKSVLAGQYEGKDVLLEQMSHHHFGGIEGIRQTAWSSPDIGCNIMAMTLGADLIMFGPIENCEGIATAAAFSDIVLAEALKELGGEVQAEKHPITLLV from the coding sequence ATGTTCAAATTCGAGAAGGAACAGGCCGTTTTCGACTTCAACGGCATCAAGATCGGCGGTCAGCCGGGCGAGTACCCGAGGGTGCTCGGCGCGTCCATCTTCTACAACAAACACGAAACGGTGCTTGACGACCACACGGGAAAGATCGACAAGGCAAAGGCCGAGGCGCTCTGGAACCGCTGTCAGGAGCTCTACGACCAGACGGGCAACCCGTATTTCATCCAGATCATCGCCGAGTACGGCGAGGCGTTCGAGAGCTACTTCGACTGGTTCTGCTCCATCGACGACAAGACTCCGTTCCTGATGGACTCCTCCGCTCCGGAGGCCCTGATCCACGCGTGCGAGTACGTCACCGAGGTCGGGATCGCAGACCGTGCCATCTACAACTCGATCAACGGTTCGATCCTGCCCGAGAGCATCGAGGCGCTGAAGAAGTCCGATGTCAACTCCGCAATCGTCCTCGCCTTCAACCCCGGCGACCCGTCGGTCGCAGGGCGTGAGAAGGTGCTGGCCGAGGGCGGTGTCGCCGGTCAGGCACAGTCCATGCTCTCCATCGCCGAGGAGTGCGGTATCACTCGTCCGATCCTCGACACGGCGGCCACTCCGCTCGGCATGGGTTCCGGCGGTTCGTTCCGTGAGATCCTTGCTTGCAAGGCGATCCACGGTCTCCCGACCGGTGGTGCCTACCACAACATGACCGTCTCCTGGACCTGGCTGAAGCGCTGGAGAAAGAGCGTCCTTGCCGGGCAGTACGAGGGTAAGGATGTCCTCCTCGAGCAGATGTCCCACCACCACTTCGGCGGGATCGAGGGCATCAGGCAGACCGCATGGTCGTCCCCTGATATCGGCTGCAACATCATGGCCATGACCCTCGGTGCGGACCTGATCATGTTCGGGCCTATCGAGAACTGTGAGGGTATCGCCACCGCGGCCGCCTTCTCCGACATCGTCCTTGCCGAGGCCCTCAAGGAACTCGGCGGCGAAGTCCAGGCCGAGAAGCACCCGATCACGCTTCTCGTCTAA
- a CDS encoding sugar phosphate isomerase/epimerase family protein, translating into MSLPGCSTYCLMDRPLDEALALLAAETDLVEILSDSLHSLFVHREVCESFDLAYTVHAPTTDINLATENETMRHASVEAIAGLARICDEVGARRLVIHPGFCMEPSLWQASEEALSRSLHDLATLQDEVSVVLAVENMGSWTCCHFRDPALLPVLDDLGLGFTLDVGHAALTGTLDTFLAEARPVHLHLHDNDGQSDLHAACGSGSIDFSAVMAAVPRSATAVVEVLDPGAVRPSLAYLEGEKKRA; encoded by the coding sequence ATGAGTCTTCCCGGGTGTTCCACGTACTGTCTCATGGACCGCCCCCTCGACGAGGCCCTCGCGCTCCTTGCCGCGGAAACCGATCTCGTGGAGATCCTCTCCGACTCCCTTCACTCGCTCTTCGTTCACCGGGAGGTCTGCGAGTCCTTCGACCTCGCCTACACCGTCCATGCCCCGACCACCGACATCAACCTCGCTACAGAGAACGAGACGATGCGACATGCCTCGGTCGAAGCGATCGCCGGTCTTGCCCGGATCTGCGACGAGGTCGGGGCCCGCCGCCTCGTCATCCACCCGGGCTTCTGCATGGAACCCTCCCTCTGGCAGGCCTCCGAAGAGGCCCTTTCCCGTTCCCTCCACGACCTCGCCACCCTCCAGGACGAGGTCTCGGTTGTCCTGGCGGTCGAGAACATGGGCTCATGGACCTGCTGCCACTTCAGGGACCCCGCGCTCCTCCCGGTCCTCGACGACCTGGGCCTCGGGTTCACCCTCGACGTCGGGCACGCCGCGCTCACCGGAACCCTGGACACCTTCCTTGCAGAGGCGCGGCCCGTCCATCTTCATCTCCATGACAACGACGGACAGAGCGACCTCCATGCCGCCTGCGGCAGCGGGTCCATCGACTTTTCGGCCGTCATGGCGGCGGTCCCCCGATCGGCGACGGCCGTCGTCGAGGTGCTCGACCCCGGAGCCGTGCGGCCGAGTCTGGCGTATCTGGAGGGGGAGAAGAAGAGGGCGTGA
- a CDS encoding heme ABC transporter ATP-binding protein has product MTAEMIRAEDLDVRYGDVRVLDAVSLAVNEGTFIGILGPNGCGKTTLIRAISRVIDPAAGAVYVDGRDVGEYSPRELATRLGAVPQETAVSFGFTVEEIVQMGRHPYLGRLSSMKEADYAVCREAMDLTSTTHLADRLITEISGGERQRVLIARALAQQPKAMLLDEPTSHLDINHQIEVLSIIRGLTPAVTVVAVFHDLNLAAYFCDRVILMEKAKIVAVGTPEEVLTDANIRQVFGVPMMVRTHPLTGRPYLVPRYEPAASPTLSGGTPVCVHVVCGGGTGAETMYALSSQGYQVTAGVLSANDSDCTTAEGLGIPVVKESPFAPISEGSLAEYTALLKETDAVVITEMPIGAGNIANLRALEQFPALKVFVLARDGAPLSSRDYTGGEATALFSSLCRNGAVAVRDIPALVAHLASLRSGTER; this is encoded by the coding sequence ATGACAGCAGAGATGATCAGGGCAGAGGATCTTGACGTCAGGTATGGCGACGTCCGGGTTCTGGACGCGGTCTCCCTCGCCGTGAACGAAGGGACGTTCATCGGGATCCTGGGGCCGAACGGGTGCGGGAAGACCACCCTCATCCGTGCTATATCAAGAGTCATCGACCCGGCGGCCGGCGCGGTCTACGTCGACGGCAGAGATGTCGGGGAGTACTCGCCCCGTGAACTGGCCACCAGACTCGGCGCCGTGCCTCAGGAGACCGCGGTCTCCTTCGGGTTCACCGTCGAAGAGATCGTGCAGATGGGTCGCCACCCGTACCTCGGCAGACTCTCCTCGATGAAAGAAGCGGACTATGCCGTCTGCCGGGAGGCGATGGACCTGACCAGCACCACGCACCTGGCCGACCGGCTCATCACCGAGATCAGCGGGGGCGAACGGCAGCGGGTGCTCATCGCCCGCGCCCTCGCCCAGCAGCCGAAAGCCATGCTCCTCGACGAACCGACCTCGCACCTCGACATCAACCACCAGATCGAGGTGCTCTCGATCATCCGCGGCCTCACCCCGGCGGTGACGGTGGTCGCGGTCTTCCACGACCTCAACCTTGCCGCCTACTTCTGCGACCGGGTGATCCTCATGGAGAAGGCGAAGATCGTCGCCGTCGGCACGCCGGAAGAGGTGCTCACCGACGCCAACATCAGGCAGGTCTTCGGCGTCCCGATGATGGTCAGGACGCACCCGCTCACCGGCAGGCCGTACCTGGTCCCGCGCTACGAACCGGCGGCGTCGCCGACGCTCTCCGGCGGTACGCCGGTGTGCGTCCATGTCGTCTGCGGTGGGGGGACCGGGGCCGAGACGATGTATGCGCTCTCTTCGCAGGGCTACCAGGTCACCGCCGGCGTCCTCTCGGCCAACGACTCGGACTGCACCACCGCCGAAGGGCTCGGGATCCCGGTCGTCAAAGAGTCTCCTTTTGCCCCGATTTCGGAGGGTTCGCTCGCCGAATACACCGCTCTCCTGAAGGAAACCGACGCCGTGGTCATCACCGAGATGCCGATCGGTGCGGGCAACATCGCAAACCTCAGGGCGCTGGAACAGTTTCCAGCCCTCAAGGTCTTTGTGCTCGCGCGGGACGGCGCACCACTCTCGAGCCGCGACTACACCGGCGGCGAGGCGACCGCGCTCTTCTCGTCCTTGTGCCGGAACGGCGCCGTCGCCGTCAGGGACATCCCCGCGCTCGTCGCGCACCTCGCCTCCCTGAGGAGCGGGACGGAGCGATGA
- a CDS encoding FecCD family ABC transporter permease, with translation MKTIMQKKTWIVLVALLLLLGASVILTTAIGTSGLSLLDLSPAGIMQILFDVRLPRVLAALLVGAGLAAAGTAMQGLFKNSMADPYIIGTSSGGALGAALSIVFLMGWGLPIFAFVGATASTVVVYLISRRDGKVAVETLLLSGIAVSLFLSSLLSFVMYISGKSLHQIMFWLMGGLWNVWWDDVHVALLILIGCFVLFFFARDLNVISLGEEDALHLGVDVERLKLALLLLSSFITGIAVSVAGAIGFIGLITPHVMRIIVGPDHRVLLPAAMMAGAAILMWADTLARTMPNEIPVGIVTAFFGAPFFIYLLRSRTRT, from the coding sequence ATGAAGACTATCATGCAAAAGAAGACCTGGATCGTGCTGGTCGCCCTCCTTCTCCTCCTGGGTGCAAGCGTCATCCTCACCACCGCAATCGGGACCAGCGGCCTCTCCCTCCTTGACCTCAGCCCTGCCGGGATCATGCAGATCCTCTTTGACGTCCGTCTCCCCAGGGTGCTCGCCGCGCTCCTCGTCGGCGCGGGACTGGCGGCCGCCGGGACTGCGATGCAGGGCCTCTTCAAGAACTCGATGGCAGACCCGTACATCATCGGCACGTCGTCCGGCGGCGCCCTCGGCGCGGCACTTTCGATTGTATTTCTTATGGGCTGGGGCCTGCCGATCTTCGCCTTTGTCGGCGCCACCGCCTCGACCGTCGTCGTCTACCTCATCTCACGGCGTGACGGAAAGGTGGCCGTCGAGACCCTTCTTCTTTCGGGGATCGCGGTCTCACTCTTTCTCTCCTCGCTCCTCTCCTTCGTGATGTACATCTCGGGCAAGAGCCTCCACCAGATCATGTTCTGGCTGATGGGCGGCCTCTGGAACGTCTGGTGGGACGACGTCCATGTGGCGCTCCTCATCCTCATCGGGTGTTTCGTACTCTTCTTCTTTGCCAGAGACCTCAACGTCATCTCACTCGGCGAGGAGGACGCCCTGCACCTTGGGGTGGACGTCGAACGCCTCAAACTCGCACTCCTTCTTCTCTCATCATTCATTACCGGGATCGCCGTCTCGGTCGCCGGGGCCATCGGGTTCATCGGGCTCATCACGCCGCATGTGATGCGTATCATCGTCGGTCCCGACCACAGGGTTCTCCTCCCCGCAGCCATGATGGCCGGTGCGGCGATCCTGATGTGGGCCGACACCCTTGCCCGCACCATGCCCAACGAGATCCCGGTCGGGATCGTCACGGCGTTCTTTGGCGCGCCGTTCTTCATCTACCTCTTACGGAGCAGGACACGGACATGA